One genomic window of Leopardus geoffroyi isolate Oge1 chromosome C3, O.geoffroyi_Oge1_pat1.0, whole genome shotgun sequence includes the following:
- the IKBKE gene encoding inhibitor of nuclear factor kappa-B kinase subunit epsilon isoform X6 yields the protein MQSTVNYLWHTDDLLGQGATASVYKARNKKSGELVAVKVFNTASYLRPREVQVREFDVLRKLNHQNIVKLFAVEETVGPVLGQREVVLSLTHTGWKDSGHRIMETWSHACQQGGSRQKVLVMEYCSGGSLLSVLESPENAFGLPEDEFLVVLRCVVAGMNHLRENSIVHRDIKPGNIMRLMGEEGQSIYKLTDFGAARELDDDEKFVSVYGTEEYLHPDMYERAVLRKPQQKTFGVTVDLWSIGVTLYHAATGSLPFVPFGGPRRNKEMMYRITTEKPAGAIAGTQRRENGPLEWSYTLPITCRLSMGLQSQLVPILANILEVEQAKCWGFDQFFAETSDILQRVVVHVFSLSQAVLHHVYIHAHNTVAIFLEAVYKQTSVAPQHQEYLFEGHVCVLEPSLSAQHIAHTTASSPLTLFSMASETPKGLAFRDPAQDIPKFFPKVDLQADYSTAKSVLGAGYQALWLARALLAGQELMLRGLYWFVEMLQVTCRRTLEVTRMALLFLSSSLGTERFSSVAGMPEMQELKRVTELRSKLRALAEALSRYAHDITETQMSLSNLSSELMKNRDQHPADSVLFGQDEPHLQTVQEIQNEARRTSEAFLPSSLGFHHPSITTLLSTSLGTITLP from the exons ATGCAGAGCACTGTCAATTACCTATGGCACACCGACGACCTGCTGGGGCAGGGGGCCACTGCCAGTGTGTACAAGGCCCGAAACAAG AAATCCGGGGAGCTGGTTGCCGTGAAGGTCTTCAACACCGCCAGCTACCTGCGACCCCGCGAGGTGCAGGTGAGGGAGTTTGATGTCCTGCGAAAGCTGAACCACCAGAACATCGTCAAGCTCTTTGCAGTGGAGGAGACGGTGGGTCCAGTGCTTGGTCAGAGGGAGGTGGTCTTGTCCTTGACCCACACAGGCTGGAAAGACTCAGGTCACAGAATCATGGAGACGTGGTCACATGCTTGTCAGCAG GGGGGCAGCCGGCAGAAGGTGCTGGTGATGGAGTACTGCTCCGGTGGGAGCCTGCTGAGCGTGCTCGAAAGCCCCGAGAACGCCTTCGGGCTGCCGGAGGATGAGTTTCTGGTGGTGCTGCGCTGTGTAG TGGCCGGCATGAACCACCTGCGGGAAAACAGCATTGTCCACCGCGACATCAAGCCTGGAAACATCATGCGCctcatgggggaggaggggcagagcatCTATAAGTTGACAGACTTCGGGGCTGCCCGGGAGCTGGATGACGATGAGAAGTTTGTCTCTGTCTATGGCACTGAGGAGTACCTG CACCCTGACATGTATGAACGGGCAGTGCTTCGCAAGCCCCAGCAGAAGACATTTGGGGTGACCGTGGATCTCTGGAGCATTGGGGTAACCCTGTACCACGCAGCCACCGGCAGCCTGCCCTTCGTCCCCTTCGGTGGACCACGGCGCAACAAGGAGATGAT GTACCGGATCACCACGGAGAAGCCGGCCGGGGCCATCGCAGGCACTCAGAGGCGGGAGAATGGGCCCCTGGAGTGGAGTTACACCCTCCCCATCACCTGCCGGCTGTCCAT GGGGCTGCAGAGCCAGCTGGTGCCCATCCTGGCCAACATCCTGGAGGTGGAGCAGGCCAAGTGCTGGGGCTTCGACCAGTTCTTTGCGGAGACCAGTGACATCCTGCAGCGAGTTGTCGTCCATGTCTTCTCCCTGTCCCAGGCGGTCCTGCACCACGTCTACATCCACGCCCACAACAC GGTAGCCATCTTTCTGGAAGCCGTGTACAAGCAGACCAGTGTGGCCCCCCAGCATCAGGAGTACCTCTTTGAGGGTCACGTCTGTGTCCTTGAGCCCAGCCTCTCAGCGCAGCACATCGCCCATACGACAGCAAGCAGCCCCCTGACCCTATTCAGCATGGCCAGCGAGACCCCCAAGGGGCTGGCCTTCAGGGACC CCGCTCAAGACATCCCCAAGTTCTTCCCCAAAGTGGATCTGCAGGCAGATTACAGCACTGCCAAG AGCGTGTTGGGCGCTGGCTACCAGGCCCTGTGGCTGGCGCGGGCCCTGCTGGCCGGGCAGGAGCTAATGCTTCGGGGGCTGTACTGGTTCGT GGAGATGCTCCAGGTCACATGCAGGCGGACGCTGGAGGTCACGCGGATGGCCCTGCTGTTCCTCAGCAGCAGCCTGGGCACTGAGAG GTTCAGCAGTGTGGCTGGGATGCCTGAAATGCAGGAACTGAAGAGAGTCACAGAGCTGAGGTCCAAGCTGCGGGCT TTGGCTGAGGCCCTCTCCAGATATGCCCACGATATCACAGAGACCCAGATGAGCCTAAGCAACCTGAGCTCTGAGCTGATGAAGAACCGGGATCAG CATCCAGCAGATTCAGTGCTGTTTGGACAAGATGAACCTCATCTACAAACAGTTCAAGAAATCCAGAATGAGGCCAG GAGAACCTCGGAGGCTTTTCTGCCTTCGTCACTGGGATTCCATCATCCTAGCATCACTACCCTTCTGAGCACCTCGCTAGGCACCATTACTCTCCCCTAg
- the IKBKE gene encoding inhibitor of nuclear factor kappa-B kinase subunit epsilon isoform X8 — MQSTVNYLWHTDDLLGQGATASVYKARNKKSGELVAVKVFNTASYLRPREVQVREFDVLRKLNHQNIVKLFAVEETVGPVLGQREVVLSLTHTGWKDSGHRIMETWSHACQQGGSRQKVLVMEYCSGGSLLSVLESPENAFGLPEDEFLVVLRCVVAGMNHLRENSIVHRDIKPGNIMRLMGEEGQSIYKLTDFGAARELDDDEKFVSVYGTEEYLHPDMYERAVLRKPQQKTFGVTVDLWSIGVTLYHAATGSLPFVPFGGPRRNKEMMYRITTEKPAGAIAGTQRRENGPLEWSYTLPITCRLSMGLQSQLVPILANILEVEQAKCWGFDQFFAETSDILQRVVVHVFSLSQAVLHHVYIHAHNTVAIFLEAVYKQTSVAPQHQEYLFEGHVCVLEPSLSAQHIAHTTASSPLTLFSMASETPKGLAFRDPAQDIPKFFPKVDLQADYSTAKSVLGAGYQALWLARALLAGQELMLRGLYWFVEMLQVTCRRTLEVTRMALLFLSSSLGTERFSSVAGMPEMQELKRVTELRSKLRALAEALSRYAHDITETQMSLSNLSSELMKNRDQHPADSVLFGQDEPHLQTVQEIQNEARPRLQRGADSQAG, encoded by the exons ATGCAGAGCACTGTCAATTACCTATGGCACACCGACGACCTGCTGGGGCAGGGGGCCACTGCCAGTGTGTACAAGGCCCGAAACAAG AAATCCGGGGAGCTGGTTGCCGTGAAGGTCTTCAACACCGCCAGCTACCTGCGACCCCGCGAGGTGCAGGTGAGGGAGTTTGATGTCCTGCGAAAGCTGAACCACCAGAACATCGTCAAGCTCTTTGCAGTGGAGGAGACGGTGGGTCCAGTGCTTGGTCAGAGGGAGGTGGTCTTGTCCTTGACCCACACAGGCTGGAAAGACTCAGGTCACAGAATCATGGAGACGTGGTCACATGCTTGTCAGCAG GGGGGCAGCCGGCAGAAGGTGCTGGTGATGGAGTACTGCTCCGGTGGGAGCCTGCTGAGCGTGCTCGAAAGCCCCGAGAACGCCTTCGGGCTGCCGGAGGATGAGTTTCTGGTGGTGCTGCGCTGTGTAG TGGCCGGCATGAACCACCTGCGGGAAAACAGCATTGTCCACCGCGACATCAAGCCTGGAAACATCATGCGCctcatgggggaggaggggcagagcatCTATAAGTTGACAGACTTCGGGGCTGCCCGGGAGCTGGATGACGATGAGAAGTTTGTCTCTGTCTATGGCACTGAGGAGTACCTG CACCCTGACATGTATGAACGGGCAGTGCTTCGCAAGCCCCAGCAGAAGACATTTGGGGTGACCGTGGATCTCTGGAGCATTGGGGTAACCCTGTACCACGCAGCCACCGGCAGCCTGCCCTTCGTCCCCTTCGGTGGACCACGGCGCAACAAGGAGATGAT GTACCGGATCACCACGGAGAAGCCGGCCGGGGCCATCGCAGGCACTCAGAGGCGGGAGAATGGGCCCCTGGAGTGGAGTTACACCCTCCCCATCACCTGCCGGCTGTCCAT GGGGCTGCAGAGCCAGCTGGTGCCCATCCTGGCCAACATCCTGGAGGTGGAGCAGGCCAAGTGCTGGGGCTTCGACCAGTTCTTTGCGGAGACCAGTGACATCCTGCAGCGAGTTGTCGTCCATGTCTTCTCCCTGTCCCAGGCGGTCCTGCACCACGTCTACATCCACGCCCACAACAC GGTAGCCATCTTTCTGGAAGCCGTGTACAAGCAGACCAGTGTGGCCCCCCAGCATCAGGAGTACCTCTTTGAGGGTCACGTCTGTGTCCTTGAGCCCAGCCTCTCAGCGCAGCACATCGCCCATACGACAGCAAGCAGCCCCCTGACCCTATTCAGCATGGCCAGCGAGACCCCCAAGGGGCTGGCCTTCAGGGACC CCGCTCAAGACATCCCCAAGTTCTTCCCCAAAGTGGATCTGCAGGCAGATTACAGCACTGCCAAG AGCGTGTTGGGCGCTGGCTACCAGGCCCTGTGGCTGGCGCGGGCCCTGCTGGCCGGGCAGGAGCTAATGCTTCGGGGGCTGTACTGGTTCGT GGAGATGCTCCAGGTCACATGCAGGCGGACGCTGGAGGTCACGCGGATGGCCCTGCTGTTCCTCAGCAGCAGCCTGGGCACTGAGAG GTTCAGCAGTGTGGCTGGGATGCCTGAAATGCAGGAACTGAAGAGAGTCACAGAGCTGAGGTCCAAGCTGCGGGCT TTGGCTGAGGCCCTCTCCAGATATGCCCACGATATCACAGAGACCCAGATGAGCCTAAGCAACCTGAGCTCTGAGCTGATGAAGAACCGGGATCAG CATCCAGCAGATTCAGTGCTGTTTGGACAAGATGAACCTCATCTACAAACAGTTCAAGAAATCCAGAATGAGGCCAG GCCTCGGCTACAACGAGGAGCAGATTCACAAGCTGGATAA
- the IKBKE gene encoding inhibitor of nuclear factor kappa-B kinase subunit epsilon isoform X7, producing MQSTVNYLWHTDDLLGQGATASVYKARNKKSGELVAVKVFNTASYLRPREVQVREFDVLRKLNHQNIVKLFAVEETVGPVLGQREVVLSLTHTGWKDSGHRIMETWSHACQQGGSRQKVLVMEYCSGGSLLSVLESPENAFGLPEDEFLVVLRCVVAGMNHLRENSIVHRDIKPGNIMRLMGEEGQSIYKLTDFGAARELDDDEKFVSVYGTEEYLHPDMYERAVLRKPQQKTFGVTVDLWSIGVTLYHAATGSLPFVPFGGPRRNKEMMYRITTEKPAGAIAGTQRRENGPLEWSYTLPITCRLSMGLQSQLVPILANILEVEQAKCWGFDQFFAETSDILQRVVVHVFSLSQAVLHHVYIHAHNTVAIFLEAVYKQTSVAPQHQEYLFEGHVCVLEPSLSAQHIAHTTASSPLTLFSMASETPKGLAFRDPAQDIPKFFPKVDLQADYSTAKSVLGAGYQALWLARALLAGQELMLRGLYWFVEMLQVTCRRTLEVTRMALLFLSSSLGTERFSSVAGMPEMQELKRVTELRSKLRALAEALSRYAHDITETQMSLSNLSSELMKNRDQVHADRSIQQIQCCLDKMNLIYKQFKKSRMRPGEPRRLFCLRHWDSIILASLPF from the exons ATGCAGAGCACTGTCAATTACCTATGGCACACCGACGACCTGCTGGGGCAGGGGGCCACTGCCAGTGTGTACAAGGCCCGAAACAAG AAATCCGGGGAGCTGGTTGCCGTGAAGGTCTTCAACACCGCCAGCTACCTGCGACCCCGCGAGGTGCAGGTGAGGGAGTTTGATGTCCTGCGAAAGCTGAACCACCAGAACATCGTCAAGCTCTTTGCAGTGGAGGAGACGGTGGGTCCAGTGCTTGGTCAGAGGGAGGTGGTCTTGTCCTTGACCCACACAGGCTGGAAAGACTCAGGTCACAGAATCATGGAGACGTGGTCACATGCTTGTCAGCAG GGGGGCAGCCGGCAGAAGGTGCTGGTGATGGAGTACTGCTCCGGTGGGAGCCTGCTGAGCGTGCTCGAAAGCCCCGAGAACGCCTTCGGGCTGCCGGAGGATGAGTTTCTGGTGGTGCTGCGCTGTGTAG TGGCCGGCATGAACCACCTGCGGGAAAACAGCATTGTCCACCGCGACATCAAGCCTGGAAACATCATGCGCctcatgggggaggaggggcagagcatCTATAAGTTGACAGACTTCGGGGCTGCCCGGGAGCTGGATGACGATGAGAAGTTTGTCTCTGTCTATGGCACTGAGGAGTACCTG CACCCTGACATGTATGAACGGGCAGTGCTTCGCAAGCCCCAGCAGAAGACATTTGGGGTGACCGTGGATCTCTGGAGCATTGGGGTAACCCTGTACCACGCAGCCACCGGCAGCCTGCCCTTCGTCCCCTTCGGTGGACCACGGCGCAACAAGGAGATGAT GTACCGGATCACCACGGAGAAGCCGGCCGGGGCCATCGCAGGCACTCAGAGGCGGGAGAATGGGCCCCTGGAGTGGAGTTACACCCTCCCCATCACCTGCCGGCTGTCCAT GGGGCTGCAGAGCCAGCTGGTGCCCATCCTGGCCAACATCCTGGAGGTGGAGCAGGCCAAGTGCTGGGGCTTCGACCAGTTCTTTGCGGAGACCAGTGACATCCTGCAGCGAGTTGTCGTCCATGTCTTCTCCCTGTCCCAGGCGGTCCTGCACCACGTCTACATCCACGCCCACAACAC GGTAGCCATCTTTCTGGAAGCCGTGTACAAGCAGACCAGTGTGGCCCCCCAGCATCAGGAGTACCTCTTTGAGGGTCACGTCTGTGTCCTTGAGCCCAGCCTCTCAGCGCAGCACATCGCCCATACGACAGCAAGCAGCCCCCTGACCCTATTCAGCATGGCCAGCGAGACCCCCAAGGGGCTGGCCTTCAGGGACC CCGCTCAAGACATCCCCAAGTTCTTCCCCAAAGTGGATCTGCAGGCAGATTACAGCACTGCCAAG AGCGTGTTGGGCGCTGGCTACCAGGCCCTGTGGCTGGCGCGGGCCCTGCTGGCCGGGCAGGAGCTAATGCTTCGGGGGCTGTACTGGTTCGT GGAGATGCTCCAGGTCACATGCAGGCGGACGCTGGAGGTCACGCGGATGGCCCTGCTGTTCCTCAGCAGCAGCCTGGGCACTGAGAG GTTCAGCAGTGTGGCTGGGATGCCTGAAATGCAGGAACTGAAGAGAGTCACAGAGCTGAGGTCCAAGCTGCGGGCT TTGGCTGAGGCCCTCTCCAGATATGCCCACGATATCACAGAGACCCAGATGAGCCTAAGCAACCTGAGCTCTGAGCTGATGAAGAACCGGGATCAGGTACATGCGGACAGAAG CATCCAGCAGATTCAGTGCTGTTTGGACAAGATGAACCTCATCTACAAACAGTTCAAGAAATCCAGAATGAGGCCAG GAGAACCTCGGAGGCTTTTCTGCCTTCGTCACTGGGATTCCATCATCCTAGCATCACTACCCTTCTGA